A window from Opitutia bacterium ISCC 52 encodes these proteins:
- a CDS encoding immunoglobulin domain-containing protein, with protein MKLRFFLSRLSWPAFCLIMLLQRSPLVRYLVQLENSLMPRVQHIWTVAVGAFTVGAYNSVTGASGDLQFRGNFNDTTVLAGEELRLVIEVDGSGNNPEDWRMTDPLPEGVAWNWIRNAATATIAGTPTESGSWNVTVRAWQRDPMQGAEGTPLSFTITVDPLITQQPVAQEVNFGSSPQLSVTLGNPAGASYQWQKEDSENSGTYIDLDGENGPSLSIESATLNDTGLYRVVITKGEYQETSDPAMITVGSSIQTQPAGVAADWSGNAELSVVMVSPEGVTYQWQKQNADDLEVFDDIPGQTGATLSLPVVTLADAGNYRVVTTSGENVELSEIAALAINASPLQLWQDTFFEDPFSEDAALDKDLDDDGLINAVEFTFGLDPNAMQKEALVRTTQETIEGVIHAVYSFPALSGGSTTTVVLESNTTPDAAGWTTLVSGVDGVIIESTAEAYVVKLPADPRQFNRLRIIENEI; from the coding sequence ATGAAACTTAGATTCTTCCTCTCACGCCTTTCCTGGCCTGCGTTTTGCCTCATCATGCTTCTACAGCGCTCTCCTCTGGTCCGTTATCTGGTCCAGCTTGAGAATTCTCTCATGCCGCGGGTTCAACATATTTGGACTGTGGCGGTAGGTGCCTTCACGGTTGGCGCTTACAATTCAGTGACAGGAGCGTCGGGCGATTTGCAGTTTCGAGGTAATTTTAATGACACTACTGTTTTGGCTGGGGAAGAGCTACGTTTGGTTATTGAGGTTGATGGGTCGGGGAACAACCCGGAGGATTGGCGAATGACAGATCCGCTACCCGAAGGTGTAGCCTGGAATTGGATTAGAAATGCTGCAACGGCTACGATTGCTGGAACTCCGACTGAATCTGGGAGTTGGAATGTAACCGTTCGTGCTTGGCAGCGCGATCCCATGCAGGGTGCCGAAGGTACTCCTTTAAGTTTTACAATAACCGTAGATCCTTTGATTACTCAGCAACCGGTTGCTCAGGAAGTTAATTTTGGAAGTAGCCCTCAACTATCTGTGACTCTTGGTAACCCAGCCGGTGCCAGCTACCAGTGGCAGAAAGAAGATTCTGAAAACTCCGGCACCTATATTGATCTCGATGGGGAAAACGGTCCTTCCCTTTCAATTGAAAGTGCTACTTTGAATGATACGGGACTTTACCGTGTGGTGATAACCAAAGGAGAATATCAGGAGACCAGTGATCCGGCTATGATCACAGTAGGTTCCTCCATTCAGACCCAACCCGCCGGCGTAGCAGCCGATTGGAGTGGGAACGCGGAGTTGTCTGTTGTGATGGTGAGTCCTGAGGGCGTAACTTACCAATGGCAAAAGCAAAACGCGGACGACCTGGAAGTCTTTGACGATATTCCCGGGCAAACGGGAGCTACATTAAGCCTGCCTGTAGTTACCTTGGCTGATGCTGGAAATTACCGGGTGGTGACGACTAGTGGCGAAAATGTAGAGCTTAGCGAGATCGCTGCCTTAGCTATCAATGCATCCCCACTCCAATTATGGCAGGATACTTTCTTCGAGGATCCGTTCAGCGAGGATGCTGCTCTGGATAAAGATCTGGACGATGATGGCCTCATCAACGCTGTGGAATTTACTTTTGGTCTTGATCCCAATGCGATGCAGAAGGAAGCCCTTGTTAGAACGACCCAAGAAACCATTGAAGGCGTCATTCACGCCGTATATAGTTTTCCGGCACTTTCGGGAGGTTCGACTACGACCGTCGTATTGGAGTCGAATACTACTCCTGATGCTGCAGGGTGGACGACCCTCGTAAGCGGAGTAGATGGCGTAATCATTGAGTCCACTGCGGAAGCTTATGTGGTTAAGTTACCGGCGGATCCACGGCAGTTTAATCGTCTACGAATTATCGAAAACGAGATCTAG
- a CDS encoding immunoglobulin domain-containing protein, whose amino-acid sequence MFSRLLYQVLRARARLAWTGMALMLLLQRTPIQWVLAELRFTMGPRMIQIFKWLASVGTVSTFYNTVTGATGELSISPDPGSTSGIENEYMVFAIQPYRAQILTYQLEGVIPSGLTVGLAQGIVSISGFPNVSGNFPVKLSVLSWENNPDYTPGSIFKDFVITLTPEPPEITEAPQSIQVPLGGTAELTVEVDDPENTTYQWQRNVGSNLNQFSNLSGETEAVYRVENATPAVNGAYRVQVRKNGLTETSPSVFLTVSQEENFDSWQFEKFGEEASSEDAQPESNPDKDAFVNAFEFLFDLDPQMPDSVQSPILSREVIQGTDYVVFTFPALIDFPNLDYSFERTDDLQNGPWIQLLHTLDGVLIETDENGTVLKLPSEEAAFIRMKVDTD is encoded by the coding sequence ATGTTTTCCCGACTGTTATATCAAGTACTTCGAGCACGCGCTCGACTTGCCTGGACGGGGATGGCTTTGATGCTCTTGTTACAGCGGACTCCTATTCAGTGGGTATTGGCTGAACTGCGTTTCACAATGGGTCCCCGCATGATCCAGATCTTCAAATGGTTAGCTAGTGTGGGGACGGTTTCGACATTTTACAATACGGTCACGGGAGCGACGGGTGAATTGTCTATCTCTCCCGATCCTGGCTCGACTAGTGGAATTGAGAATGAATACATGGTTTTCGCCATTCAACCTTACAGAGCGCAAATACTTACTTATCAGTTGGAGGGTGTAATCCCATCTGGTCTGACAGTTGGACTAGCACAGGGTATCGTTTCAATTTCAGGGTTCCCAAATGTTTCCGGAAACTTCCCTGTTAAATTGTCGGTTTTATCGTGGGAAAATAATCCTGATTACACACCAGGATCTATCTTCAAAGATTTTGTCATCACTTTGACTCCCGAGCCACCGGAAATTACCGAAGCTCCACAAAGTATACAGGTGCCTCTTGGAGGAACGGCCGAATTGACCGTCGAAGTCGATGACCCTGAGAACACCACCTATCAATGGCAGCGGAATGTGGGATCCAACTTAAACCAGTTCTCCAATTTATCAGGAGAGACAGAAGCGGTTTATCGCGTGGAAAATGCTACCCCAGCTGTGAATGGGGCTTATCGTGTGCAAGTGCGTAAGAATGGATTAACTGAGACAAGTCCCTCTGTATTCCTGACTGTCAGTCAGGAGGAGAATTTTGATTCCTGGCAGTTCGAAAAATTTGGTGAGGAAGCAAGCAGCGAGGACGCCCAGCCTGAGTCAAATCCGGACAAAGATGCCTTCGTCAATGCGTTTGAGTTTCTCTTTGATCTGGATCCTCAAATGCCGGATTCGGTTCAATCTCCCATCCTGTCAAGAGAGGTCATTCAGGGAACCGATTATGTGGTCTTTACGTTTCCTGCACTTATCGACTTCCCGAATTTAGACTATTCCTTTGAGCGAACCGATGACCTTCAAAATGGCCCTTGGATTCAGCTACTCCATACTCTGGATGGTGTGCTGATTGAGACCGATGAAAACGGCACTGTGTTGAAGCTTCCGAGCGAAGAAGCAGCCTTCATTCGCATGAAAGTGGATACGGACTAA
- a CDS encoding CopD family protein: MNPQLYIWLKVFHLVMVMAWMVSIFYLPRILVHIVEGRAANQSVDRLFIMARKLFMFGNIMMVIAWITGLWIAISMGYFSGQGWLHAKLLLVVILIGYNHMTLGLVKKAEKGSLSWSSKALRWFNELPIILVVIAVFLVIGKPM; the protein is encoded by the coding sequence ATGAATCCACAACTCTACATCTGGTTAAAAGTTTTCCACCTAGTCATGGTCATGGCATGGATGGTCAGCATCTTCTATCTCCCTCGCATACTCGTCCACATTGTGGAAGGCCGCGCAGCGAATCAAAGCGTAGATCGCCTGTTCATCATGGCCCGCAAATTATTCATGTTTGGCAACATCATGATGGTCATTGCCTGGATCACCGGTTTGTGGATCGCGATATCCATGGGCTATTTTTCAGGGCAAGGCTGGCTGCATGCCAAGCTTCTCCTAGTGGTCATTTTGATCGGTTACAATCACATGACACTTGGCTTAGTCAAAAAAGCTGAGAAAGGTTCACTTTCTTGGTCATCCAAAGCACTGCGCTGGTTTAACGAACTGCCGATCATTTTGGTTGTGATTGCTGTGTTCCTAGTAATTGGAAAACCGATGTAA
- a CDS encoding carbohydrate kinase: MNQVDVLCIGYACWDLNFHITDHPGPDKKIFAKSLTSEGGGPAANAAYTIAKLGGQAALASRLGNDALGQAHLEELKQAGVDTSRILITNTPTPTSSIWVNQKGQRAVVNFKPDPSDLPNTTYAITPHCILVDGHEFDASMDVLKQSDSTPTLLDAGSLRDETLELSSIVSHLVASSSFARDLSQSEDSKDWLECLTEKASCAAVTCGEHGVHWQDKNGTAGHIKAPSVNAIDTTAAGDIFHGACALALAKGRSFQTSLVWANEVAGVSVTKPGGRSASPEISEVTSLNSFK, from the coding sequence ATGAATCAAGTGGACGTGCTGTGCATTGGCTATGCTTGCTGGGATCTCAATTTTCACATCACGGACCATCCAGGTCCGGACAAGAAGATCTTTGCCAAGTCGCTAACCAGCGAGGGAGGAGGTCCAGCCGCGAACGCTGCCTACACTATAGCCAAGCTGGGAGGTCAGGCAGCCTTGGCAAGTCGATTAGGCAACGACGCCCTCGGACAAGCGCACCTGGAAGAGCTGAAACAAGCAGGCGTAGATACAAGCCGTATTTTGATTACGAATACACCAACTCCGACATCAAGCATCTGGGTCAATCAAAAAGGCCAGCGCGCGGTTGTTAACTTCAAACCTGATCCTTCCGATCTTCCGAACACAACATACGCTATTACCCCGCACTGCATATTGGTAGACGGGCATGAGTTCGATGCTTCCATGGATGTATTAAAGCAATCCGACAGTACCCCCACCCTTCTTGACGCTGGATCCCTCAGGGATGAAACTTTGGAACTGTCATCCATAGTATCTCACCTGGTAGCCTCTTCATCATTCGCGCGAGATCTGTCTCAGTCAGAGGATTCAAAAGACTGGCTAGAATGCCTGACAGAGAAAGCGTCCTGTGCTGCTGTAACTTGCGGAGAGCATGGGGTGCATTGGCAGGATAAAAACGGCACCGCCGGACACATCAAAGCCCCATCAGTAAATGCAATTGATACCACGGCTGCAGGAGATATTTTTCATGGTGCTTGCGCTCTTGCACTTGCCAAAGGAAGATCTTTTCAAACTTCACTGGTTTGGGCAAACGAGGTAGCCGGTGTATCCGTAACTAAACCGGGTGGCCGTAGCGCTTCACCTGAAATCTCCGAAGTAACGTCTCTGAACTCCTTCAAATAA
- a CDS encoding DUF3516 domain-containing protein, translating to MDFPLQPTFESKDPNVLMEHFLDYVSAKGIELYPAQEEAILEIFESKNLILNTPTGSGKSLVAAAMHFFSASMNRKSIYTCPIKALVNEKFLALCKDFGPENVGMMTGDASVNQGAPILCCTAEILANIALRDGDSGRVDDVIMDEFHYYSDRERGVAWQVPLLTLPHCRFLLMSATLGDTRFFSSELEKHTEVECVTVTSRERPVPLDFSYYEIPLVETLEKLQAENKLPVYIVNFTQRAAAETAQNLLSLNVCTKEEKARIKEELKDVKFSSPFGKVMRKLFHSGIGLHHAGLLPKYRVLVEKLSQLGLMKLICGTDTLGVGVNVPIRTVLLTQLCKYNGEKTAILSARDFHQICGRAGRKGFDDHGYVYALAPQHVIENKRKEAKAEDDPKKRRKLVKSKPPARGYVPWDEQTFEKLQNADPEPLTSSFNISHGMLLNVLGREGDGCGAMRQLLRDCHHPESGKKALRKKGFQLFRALVDRKIIEINPEQGAAQKLRVNVDLQDEFSLNQTLALYCVDTLALLDQEALEYPLQVISLVEAILENPKALLIRQIDKAKDDLVAEMKAAGVEYEERMERLEEVEHPKPDADFIYDTFNEFAAAHPWVEQENIRPKSIAREMFERFSSFSDYIKLYGLARSEGLLLRHLSQVYRILEYTVPPEYKTEAVNEAITYFEHLLRQVDSSLLDEWEKMRNPEYQSAELQELPDTDGPIDITRSKDEFTRLVRNEIFACVRMLASKQYEDLADQYSIDALFEDPAAVKYPDMELEKVIAPFYETRQWIRLDPAARSKENTRIDESPDDRNHWVVRQTLVDSEEFNDWELVFEVDLEASRKEGKAVFSIKSAGLI from the coding sequence ATGGATTTCCCGCTCCAGCCAACCTTCGAATCGAAAGATCCGAATGTATTGATGGAGCACTTCCTCGATTACGTGAGTGCCAAAGGGATCGAATTGTACCCGGCACAGGAAGAAGCGATTCTGGAAATCTTTGAAAGCAAGAATCTGATTCTTAATACCCCAACCGGATCGGGTAAATCGCTAGTGGCGGCCGCCATGCATTTCTTTTCGGCCTCCATGAACCGAAAGTCAATTTACACCTGCCCGATTAAGGCACTGGTCAACGAAAAGTTTCTCGCTCTGTGCAAAGACTTTGGTCCGGAGAATGTCGGTATGATGACCGGAGATGCCAGCGTGAACCAGGGTGCTCCGATCCTTTGCTGCACCGCGGAGATCCTGGCTAACATCGCATTGCGCGATGGAGACTCCGGGCGTGTGGACGACGTGATCATGGATGAGTTTCACTACTACTCCGATCGGGAGCGGGGCGTGGCCTGGCAAGTGCCATTATTGACTCTACCCCACTGCCGTTTCCTTCTGATGTCTGCTACCTTGGGAGACACCCGGTTTTTCAGTTCCGAATTAGAGAAGCATACCGAGGTCGAGTGCGTGACGGTGACGAGCCGTGAGCGACCCGTTCCTCTGGACTTTTCATATTATGAAATTCCGCTCGTAGAGACGCTAGAAAAACTACAGGCCGAAAATAAACTACCGGTCTACATCGTAAACTTCACTCAACGGGCTGCAGCAGAAACCGCTCAAAACCTACTGAGCCTCAACGTCTGTACGAAGGAAGAAAAAGCCCGGATAAAAGAGGAGTTGAAGGACGTGAAATTCAGCAGTCCTTTTGGCAAAGTAATGCGCAAGCTATTTCATAGCGGCATCGGCCTGCACCATGCGGGCTTACTCCCGAAATACCGGGTGCTGGTGGAGAAGCTTTCGCAACTGGGATTGATGAAGCTAATCTGCGGAACTGATACGCTGGGAGTGGGCGTTAATGTGCCGATAAGAACGGTACTGCTTACTCAGCTGTGCAAATACAACGGTGAAAAGACAGCTATCCTGTCCGCCCGGGACTTTCATCAGATCTGTGGCCGAGCTGGTCGAAAAGGTTTCGATGACCATGGCTATGTTTATGCGCTGGCTCCTCAACATGTGATTGAGAATAAACGCAAGGAGGCTAAAGCCGAAGACGATCCGAAAAAACGCCGCAAACTGGTAAAATCCAAACCACCTGCCCGAGGGTATGTTCCTTGGGATGAACAGACTTTTGAAAAACTTCAGAACGCAGACCCCGAGCCACTGACTTCCAGTTTCAACATCTCCCATGGGATGCTGCTCAATGTGTTGGGACGTGAAGGCGATGGCTGTGGAGCCATGCGTCAACTCCTCCGCGATTGTCACCATCCAGAATCAGGAAAAAAGGCCCTTCGCAAAAAAGGATTCCAACTCTTTCGTGCTTTGGTCGATCGCAAGATCATTGAAATCAATCCCGAGCAAGGAGCCGCACAAAAGCTGCGAGTCAATGTCGACCTGCAGGACGAGTTTTCCCTGAATCAAACCCTGGCTCTTTACTGCGTAGATACCTTGGCCCTTCTCGATCAGGAGGCGCTGGAGTACCCCTTACAAGTCATCAGTCTGGTTGAAGCCATTCTGGAAAACCCCAAAGCGCTCCTCATACGACAGATCGATAAAGCGAAAGATGACTTGGTGGCCGAAATGAAAGCGGCGGGGGTCGAGTATGAAGAACGGATGGAACGCCTCGAAGAAGTGGAACATCCCAAACCAGATGCCGACTTCATCTACGACACTTTCAATGAATTTGCCGCAGCACACCCTTGGGTGGAACAGGAGAATATTCGCCCCAAGTCGATTGCGCGGGAAATGTTCGAGCGATTCAGCAGCTTTTCCGATTACATCAAACTGTATGGCCTGGCACGGTCGGAAGGATTGTTGCTTAGGCACCTTTCACAGGTGTACCGCATATTGGAATACACGGTGCCTCCCGAGTACAAGACCGAAGCAGTTAATGAAGCGATCACCTACTTTGAACATCTCCTAAGACAGGTGGATTCAAGCCTACTCGATGAGTGGGAGAAAATGCGGAACCCGGAGTATCAGTCAGCCGAATTGCAAGAGCTTCCCGATACCGATGGCCCCATTGATATTACGAGGTCCAAAGATGAATTCACACGGCTGGTGCGCAATGAGATCTTTGCCTGCGTCCGTATGCTCGCCAGCAAACAGTATGAAGATCTAGCCGATCAATATTCCATAGACGCCCTGTTCGAAGATCCAGCAGCGGTTAAGTATCCAGACATGGAGCTGGAAAAAGTCATAGCTCCGTTTTACGAAACCCGACAATGGATACGCCTTGATCCAGCAGCGCGTTCGAAAGAGAACACCCGCATCGATGAATCACCGGATGACCGAAACCATTGGGTGGTGAGACAAACGCTGGTTGATTCAGAGGAGTTCAATGACTGGGAACTTGTTTTCGAAGTTGACCTGGAAGCCTCTCGCAAAGAAGGCAAGGCGGTCTTCAGCATCAAAAGCGCTGGATTAATCTGA
- the eno gene encoding phosphopyruvate hydratase: MTTITDIKAREIMDSRGNPTVEVDVHLECGVIGRAAVPSGASTGVNEALELRDGGVPANQLPKGLNGKKRYLGKGVVKAVSNVHKKIAPQLVGHDAVDQVGVDQAMLDLDGTATKKKLGANAMLGVSMATAKAAAQALDLPLYRYLGGTNAKVLPVPMMNIMNGGSHSDAPIDIQEFMIIPRSATSFNEALRAGAEIFHALKGVLKGKNLSTAVGDEGGFAPNIESNEAALEVIALAVKKAGYKLGKDIFIALDVASSEFYNSKTKRYVFSKSDGSKKNYKQMVAFLKDMQSRYPILSIEDGCDENDWTGWKHMTEEMGHDTQLVGDDLFVTNTSFLKKGIDMGVANSILVKVNQIGTLTETFDAVEMANENKYTAVISHRSGETEDATIADIAVATNAGQIKTGSLSRSDRIAKYNQLLRIEEELGKHAIYGGVIGKI; this comes from the coding sequence ATGACCACAATTACAGACATCAAAGCGCGCGAAATTATGGATTCGCGCGGAAATCCAACCGTTGAAGTAGACGTACACCTTGAATGCGGTGTTATCGGACGCGCCGCTGTTCCTTCTGGAGCCAGCACAGGTGTGAACGAAGCTCTCGAATTGCGTGACGGAGGCGTTCCAGCCAACCAACTGCCCAAGGGTCTCAATGGCAAGAAACGCTATTTGGGTAAAGGTGTGGTTAAAGCTGTCAGCAATGTGCACAAGAAAATCGCACCCCAGCTCGTCGGTCACGATGCGGTGGATCAAGTCGGTGTTGACCAGGCGATGCTTGACCTGGATGGAACAGCTACCAAAAAGAAATTGGGTGCGAATGCCATGCTTGGCGTATCCATGGCGACCGCCAAAGCAGCGGCTCAAGCCCTCGATCTACCGCTTTACCGCTACCTCGGTGGCACCAACGCAAAAGTGCTTCCTGTTCCTATGATGAATATCATGAACGGTGGATCTCACTCAGATGCACCAATCGACATCCAGGAGTTCATGATCATTCCACGCTCTGCCACATCGTTTAATGAAGCATTGCGGGCGGGTGCCGAAATCTTTCACGCCTTGAAGGGTGTGTTAAAAGGCAAAAACCTTTCGACAGCCGTTGGAGATGAAGGTGGGTTCGCACCTAATATCGAATCCAATGAAGCAGCCTTGGAAGTGATAGCCCTCGCGGTTAAAAAGGCAGGCTACAAACTCGGTAAAGACATCTTCATCGCGTTGGACGTTGCTTCCTCTGAATTCTACAACAGCAAAACCAAACGCTACGTATTCTCCAAGTCCGACGGTTCTAAAAAGAACTACAAGCAGATGGTCGCTTTCCTGAAGGACATGCAGTCACGTTACCCGATTCTCTCGATTGAAGACGGTTGTGACGAAAACGACTGGACTGGTTGGAAACACATGACCGAAGAAATGGGTCACGATACTCAGCTCGTAGGCGACGACTTGTTCGTAACCAACACCTCGTTCCTCAAGAAAGGAATCGATATGGGTGTAGCCAACTCCATCCTCGTGAAGGTAAACCAGATTGGTACCTTAACTGAAACGTTCGACGCAGTGGAAATGGCGAACGAAAATAAATACACAGCCGTAATTTCCCACCGTTCAGGTGAAACTGAAGATGCGACTATCGCCGACATCGCGGTTGCAACCAATGCGGGCCAGATCAAAACCGGTTCCCTATCTCGCAGTGACCGGATCGCTAAGTACAACCAACTCCTTCGCATTGAAGAAGAGCTTGGTAAGCATGCGATCTATGGTGGCGTGATTGGCAAAATCTGA
- a CDS encoding VF530 family protein, whose translation MPDQSSKDPLHGMTLEKIIKNLVEYYGWEELGKQVRIDCFNFDPSLSSSLKFLRRTPWAREKVEQLYIRTLKREQSD comes from the coding sequence ATGCCTGATCAATCATCCAAAGACCCACTGCACGGGATGACCTTGGAGAAAATTATAAAAAACCTGGTCGAATACTATGGCTGGGAAGAGCTGGGCAAGCAGGTGAGGATTGATTGCTTCAACTTTGATCCTTCTTTGAGTTCGAGCCTGAAATTTCTCAGGCGTACGCCTTGGGCTCGGGAAAAAGTGGAACAGCTTTATATACGTACGCTAAAGCGGGAGCAGTCAGATTAA
- a CDS encoding TonB-dependent receptor, protein MKSELVIKYILLMLVGPILCSYGQEDESYQLYELDTVETVSQRIALEDSLATFSMPVSALKYEPLVDVQSRNSVESQGDVTIRGGIFENTGFMLGSATLFDPQTGHYYAEIPVSPHMLSRANVLTGSANAFSGFNSSVGSINYQWSAIRPHQELALGVGEDGYWYGSAYGAHVEQAEDGSTWGIDTEVSHSESEGPIENGDHDFDRLSIRFQRIEGSSQSDVFFGYQDKFFGWPNMYTPFGVAETEDIQTSLFFLNHRVDHGDIFWQASAYYRKNKDDYEFDRTRPGVFNPFEHTTEVYDIAFEGGWTWEQWNLLTKVEWLQDEIESTSLTFGAFNSRSYLKGSVLVDTEWDDRDGNQWRLAGGLSYDDNNRGGSKVLPMARLDVSGLPGLGDNSQLYIDVSRASQVAGYTAIAGNPNGGLFRGNPSLGRETATNYELGYLTQSDHFNFQAAVFKREDDELVDWTFAYDIFGRTANHVDIDTTGVELLASYDFDKGRVVVGYTSLSKDEDYGVANVDASFYALNFARHRATLAFIYELASGIELRSDNVFRIQQDNLLRTEGTSDDAVLSSLGLYYFPKSIEGLELGLAVVNLWDSDFEEIPSVPAAPRQISLNAAYRW, encoded by the coding sequence ATGAAATCCGAATTAGTTATAAAATATATTTTGCTAATGCTCGTGGGGCCCATCCTATGCTCATATGGGCAAGAGGATGAGAGTTACCAATTGTATGAACTCGATACCGTAGAGACTGTTTCCCAGCGCATTGCTTTGGAAGACTCTCTTGCGACTTTCTCCATGCCGGTTTCTGCCTTGAAGTATGAACCCTTGGTGGATGTGCAGTCTCGTAATTCCGTAGAGAGTCAAGGTGATGTAACCATCCGGGGTGGTATTTTTGAAAACACCGGGTTCATGCTGGGAAGTGCAACTCTCTTTGATCCACAGACAGGACACTACTACGCGGAAATTCCGGTATCGCCGCACATGCTTTCAAGGGCAAACGTTTTAACCGGAAGTGCGAATGCCTTCTCCGGGTTCAACTCAAGTGTAGGTAGCATTAACTATCAATGGAGTGCTATTCGCCCGCATCAGGAGCTTGCTTTGGGTGTCGGTGAAGATGGTTATTGGTATGGAAGCGCTTATGGTGCGCATGTAGAGCAGGCAGAGGATGGATCGACCTGGGGTATCGATACCGAGGTGTCTCATTCGGAGTCGGAAGGGCCCATCGAAAACGGAGATCATGACTTTGATCGTTTGAGTATACGCTTTCAAAGAATCGAAGGGAGTTCGCAGAGCGATGTGTTCTTTGGTTATCAGGATAAATTTTTTGGGTGGCCGAATATGTATACTCCTTTCGGCGTTGCTGAGACGGAGGATATTCAAACAAGCCTATTCTTTTTAAACCATCGTGTGGATCACGGAGATATCTTTTGGCAGGCCAGTGCTTATTACCGAAAGAATAAAGACGATTACGAATTCGATCGTACTCGTCCTGGAGTCTTCAATCCCTTCGAACATACGACTGAAGTGTACGACATCGCTTTTGAAGGTGGCTGGACTTGGGAGCAATGGAACCTGCTCACCAAAGTCGAGTGGTTGCAGGATGAGATTGAATCGACTTCCTTAACCTTTGGAGCCTTCAATAGTCGTAGCTACTTAAAAGGAAGTGTCCTGGTTGATACCGAATGGGACGACAGGGATGGAAATCAATGGCGGCTCGCTGGAGGTTTATCCTATGACGACAATAATCGTGGCGGTAGCAAAGTATTGCCCATGGCAAGACTCGATGTATCGGGACTCCCTGGTCTTGGAGACAACTCGCAGCTTTACATCGATGTTTCACGAGCCTCACAAGTGGCGGGATACACCGCGATTGCTGGAAACCCAAATGGAGGCCTGTTTCGTGGTAATCCCAGCCTGGGGCGTGAAACGGCCACCAACTATGAACTCGGTTACCTTACCCAGTCCGATCATTTCAACTTTCAGGCTGCGGTATTCAAACGTGAAGATGATGAACTGGTCGATTGGACATTTGCCTATGATATTTTTGGTCGAACCGCAAACCATGTGGATATTGATACCACGGGAGTAGAGTTATTGGCCTCTTACGATTTTGATAAAGGCCGCGTTGTGGTGGGTTATACCTCCTTATCTAAAGACGAGGACTATGGCGTCGCCAATGTAGATGCTAGTTTCTACGCTCTTAATTTTGCCCGACACCGTGCAACTCTGGCTTTTATTTATGAACTGGCCTCAGGAATAGAACTTCGATCCGACAACGTATTTCGCATTCAGCAAGATAATTTGCTTCGGACGGAAGGCACCTCAGACGATGCGGTACTTTCATCGTTGGGACTCTATTATTTTCCAAAATCCATAGAAGGATTGGAGCTTGGTCTTGCTGTGGTAAATCTCTGGGACAGTGACTTCGAAGAGATTCCTTCAGTTCCTGCAGCTCCCAGACAAATCTCCTTGAACGCAGCCTACCGCTGGTAA